One window of the Methanocaldococcus vulcanius M7 genome contains the following:
- a CDS encoding DUF2666 domain-containing protein: protein MENKIEFIAKHGKWFTVKKLKIDENVEDIEIARLLASIDETVLNKIPEYLPFDIEKLNIIADEIFPKKKGRIKEEDIIEALKKLKSPATTRKLNEITTSKEGKEILKILLNSIILERLGIQTRISPKVIEKYIEKERENGH, encoded by the coding sequence ATGGAAAACAAAATAGAATTCATTGCAAAACATGGAAAATGGTTCACAGTAAAAAAATTAAAAATAGATGAAAATGTAGAAGATATAGAAATTGCGAGGTTATTGGCATCGATAGATGAGACAGTTTTAAATAAAATACCAGAGTATCTTCCCTTTGATATTGAAAAGCTGAATATCATTGCAGACGAGATATTTCCAAAGAAAAAAGGAAGAATAAAAGAAGAAGACATAATAGAAGCGTTAAAAAAATTAAAGTCCCCTGCAACTACAAGAAAACTGAATGAAATAACAACGTCAAAAGAAGGAAAAGAAATTCTTAAAATTTTATTGAATAGTATAATTCTTGAAAGATTGGGAATTCAAACGAGAATCTCTCCGAAAGTAATTGAAAAATACATAGAAAAGGAGAGGGAAAATGGACATTGA
- the rpl18a gene encoding 50S ribosomal protein L18Ae encodes MAKIFRITGIMSKKGKDPLYFKKEYKALKPEDALEILYSEFGGRYKVKRSRIKILNIEEISPEDVTDPVLKKIVAA; translated from the coding sequence TTGGCAAAGATATTTAGAATAACTGGAATAATGAGCAAAAAAGGTAAAGACCCACTTTATTTTAAAAAAGAATATAAGGCATTAAAACCAGAAGATGCATTGGAAATACTATATTCAGAATTTGGAGGAAGGTATAAAGTTAAAAGAAGTAGGATAAAAATACTAAACATTGAAGAAATATCCCCTGAAGATGTTACAGATCCTGTCTTAAAAAAGATTGTAGCTGCTTAA
- a CDS encoding KEOPS complex subunit Pcc1, which translates to MNSFELKISFDSEEEAEIIYKAILLEHKSSQIRSSATMEIHKNIITINVKAEDLSILKASIYSYLRWIGVAKNTYEICKS; encoded by the coding sequence ATGAACTCATTTGAGTTAAAAATATCCTTCGATAGTGAGGAAGAGGCAGAGATTATTTATAAAGCGATACTTTTGGAACATAAATCTTCACAGATACGATCCTCTGCTACAATGGAAATACATAAAAATATAATAACTATAAATGTTAAGGCAGAAGATCTTTCAATATTAAAGGCATCTATCTACTCATACCTTAGGTGGATAGGTGTTGCAAAAAACACATACGAGATCTGTAAGAGTTGA
- a CDS encoding rRNA maturation protein, which produces MIITTSRKPSQRTRSFARDLERTLNIPYIQRGKTPLKELFKIDDHILLIGEFKGNPGSLVIYDVENEKTLSSFISVKLQKEICGEKIENKDGIRIKIDKEIDEETLPYIDLFDKFLFQHLNVNEESNIILKLEKDPKYLFSIQFYKGRVKIGPLIRIKSIKLFDSLV; this is translated from the coding sequence ATGATAATAACAACATCAAGGAAACCTTCCCAAAGAACGAGAAGTTTTGCTCGGGATTTAGAAAGAACATTAAACATCCCCTACATTCAAAGAGGAAAAACTCCTCTAAAAGAATTGTTTAAAATCGACGATCATATATTATTAATAGGAGAATTTAAAGGAAATCCGGGAAGTTTAGTGATCTATGATGTTGAAAATGAGAAAACACTATCGAGTTTTATTTCTGTAAAATTACAAAAAGAGATATGTGGAGAAAAAATAGAAAATAAGGATGGAATTCGAATAAAAATAGACAAAGAGATTGATGAAGAAACACTGCCTTATATAGATCTTTTTGATAAATTCCTGTTTCAACATCTGAACGTGAATGAGGAAAGCAACATTATCTTAAAATTGGAAAAGGATCCAAAATATTTATTTTCTATACAATTTTATAAAGGAAGGGTAAAAATAGGTCCTTTAATTCGAATAAAGTCCATAAAATTATTTGATAGTTTAGTATAG
- a CDS encoding DNA-directed RNA polymerase subunit P: MVEYKCLNCKKIIRMEELGKRARCPHCSYKILVKLRPNVVKHVKAR; encoded by the coding sequence ATGGTTGAATACAAATGTTTGAACTGCAAAAAGATAATAAGAATGGAAGAACTCGGTAAGAGGGCAAGGTGCCCACATTGTAGTTATAAAATACTCGTCAAATTAAGACCAAATGTAGTTAAGCATGTAAAGGCGAGATAA
- the rpl37A gene encoding 50S ribosomal protein L37Ae — protein sequence MFSHTKKVGPTGRFGARYGLKIRVRVRDVEIKAKKKYKCPVCGFPKLKRVSTSIWVCGKCGAKIAGGAYTPETGAGKAVTKAIRRIVERKEE from the coding sequence ATGTTCAGCCATACAAAAAAAGTAGGGCCAACAGGAAGATTTGGAGCAAGATATGGTTTAAAAATAAGAGTTAGAGTTAGAGACGTTGAAATAAAAGCTAAGAAAAAATACAAATGTCCTGTTTGTGGATTTCCTAAATTAAAAAGAGTTTCAACATCAATCTGGGTATGTGGCAAATGTGGAGCTAAGATAGCAGGAGGAGCATACACTCCAGAAACAGGAGCAGGAAAAGCAGTTACTAAGGCAATAAGAAGAATAGTTGAGAGAAAAGAAGAATAA
- a CDS encoding ribosome assembly factor SBDS, which translates to MVSLEEAVIARYTSHGERFEILVDPYLAAKLKEGQNVDFDELLAIEVVFKDASKGEKVPEEVLSKVFGTTDIKEIAKKIILKGQVQLTAKQREEIKEQKKRQIINIISRNTINPQTDTPHPPNRIEKAMDELKINIDIYKSAEEQVPEIVKKLKRVLPIRFEKRDIAVKVPPEFASKAYPTLYQFGAVKQEEWLPDGSLIVLIEIPSGIESEFYAHLNKITKGNVQTKVVKKYSG; encoded by the coding sequence ATGGTGTCCTTAGAAGAGGCAGTTATTGCAAGATACACATCTCACGGAGAGAGATTTGAGATTTTAGTTGATCCCTACTTGGCTGCTAAGCTTAAAGAAGGGCAAAATGTTGACTTTGATGAACTTTTGGCGATTGAAGTTGTGTTTAAAGATGCAAGTAAGGGAGAAAAGGTTCCGGAAGAAGTTTTGTCTAAGGTCTTCGGAACCACAGATATTAAAGAGATTGCAAAGAAGATAATCTTAAAAGGTCAAGTTCAATTAACTGCTAAACAGAGGGAAGAAATAAAAGAGCAGAAAAAAAGACAAATTATAAATATAATTAGTAGAAACACTATAAACCCTCAAACAGACACCCCTCATCCTCCCAATAGGATAGAAAAAGCAATGGATGAGTTAAAAATAAATATTGATATATATAAAAGTGCAGAAGAGCAAGTTCCGGAAATCGTTAAAAAACTTAAAAGAGTATTACCCATTAGATTTGAAAAAAGAGACATTGCGGTTAAAGTTCCTCCTGAATTTGCATCTAAGGCATATCCAACACTCTATCAATTTGGAGCAGTTAAACAAGAGGAATGGCTCCCAGATGGTTCATTAATAGTATTGATTGAAATTCCCAGCGGTATAGAGTCAGAATTCTATGCCCATCTTAACAAGATAACAAAAGGAAACGTTCAAACAAAAGTAGTTAAAAAATACAGTGGTTAA
- the psmA gene encoding archaeal proteasome endopeptidase complex subunit alpha — MQVVPPSAYDRAITVFSPEGRLYQVEYAREAVRRGTTAVGITCKDGVVLAVDRRITSKLVKIRSIEKIFQIDEHVAAATSGLVADARVLIDRARLEAQIYRLTYGEEISIEMLAKKICDIKQAYTQHGGVRPFGVSLLIAGIDRNEARLFETDPSGALIEYRATAIGSGRPVVMELLEKEYHDDISLDKGLELAIKSLAKANEDINPENVDVCVITVKDAQFKRVDPEEVKKLIEDVKSKLKQKTDDEEEQKKEKEE, encoded by the coding sequence ATGCAAGTAGTCCCTCCAAGTGCTTATGATAGGGCAATTACAGTATTTAGCCCAGAAGGGAGATTATATCAAGTAGAATATGCAAGGGAAGCAGTGAGAAGAGGAACAACAGCCGTAGGGATCACATGTAAAGATGGAGTTGTTTTAGCAGTTGATAGAAGAATAACAAGCAAATTAGTAAAGATCAGGTCAATTGAAAAGATATTTCAAATAGATGAGCATGTTGCTGCTGCTACATCTGGATTAGTAGCTGATGCGAGAGTTTTAATAGATAGGGCAAGATTAGAGGCACAAATTTACAGATTAACTTATGGAGAGGAAATATCAATTGAGATGTTAGCAAAAAAGATCTGTGATATTAAACAGGCATATACACAACATGGAGGTGTAAGGCCTTTTGGTGTCTCACTGCTAATTGCAGGAATAGATCGAAATGAAGCGAGATTATTTGAGACAGATCCAAGTGGTGCTTTGATAGAGTATAGAGCAACTGCAATAGGTAGCGGAAGACCAGTAGTGATGGAACTACTTGAAAAAGAGTATCATGACGATATATCTTTAGATAAGGGATTAGAGTTAGCTATAAAGTCATTAGCAAAAGCAAATGAAGATATAAATCCTGAGAATGTTGATGTTTGTGTAATTACAGTAAAAGATGCTCAATTTAAGAGGGTAGATCCAGAAGAAGTTAAAAAGCTTATCGAAGACGTTAAAAGCAAATTAAAACAGAAAACAGATGATGAAGAAGAACAGAAAAAAGAAAAAGAAGAATAA
- a CDS encoding HesB-like protein, which produces MKKVNISEEAKKFILEKLKKAGRDEVVIYFEGFAUGGPKFGIAIAHPSEKDKLIYDGEFKLYIDPIADQWLDEVDISLKRSIFGKYVKIRGSSSC; this is translated from the coding sequence ATGAAGAAAGTTAACATATCTGAAGAGGCGAAAAAGTTTATACTCGAGAAATTAAAAAAAGCAGGTAGGGATGAAGTTGTTATATACTTTGAAGGATTTGCATGAGGAGGTCCAAAGTTTGGAATTGCAATCGCCCACCCCAGTGAAAAAGATAAATTAATCTATGATGGAGAATTTAAACTCTATATTGACCCTATTGCAGATCAGTGGCTTGATGAAGTTGATATATCTTTAAAAAGATCAATTTTTGGGAAGTATGTAAAGATAAGAGGAAGTAGCAGTTGCTAA
- a CDS encoding dihydromethanopterin reductase (acceptor), whose amino-acid sequence MKIVWCITGAGHLLRESFQVMRELKESKDVKITTLISKAGEEVIKMYGLFGELNYISGGGYYEEIILEREHPSSSPITGRLSLGKYDYLISSPTTGNTVAKVVRGIADTLITNAIAQAGKGFVRSLIVPVDYEAGVVITKLPYSIDRKKCNCCLKCVEACPNGAIIVRKRFPEIVLSKCLGCGRCKRVCPNGAIIEGKEIKMRVRKVDAENTKRLMELEDVVVLKHPKEILEYLL is encoded by the coding sequence ATGAAGATAGTTTGGTGTATTACTGGGGCAGGTCATTTGTTGAGAGAGAGTTTCCAAGTTATGAGGGAGTTAAAAGAATCAAAGGATGTAAAGATTACTACTTTAATCTCTAAAGCAGGAGAGGAAGTTATTAAAATGTATGGACTATTTGGAGAGTTAAACTATATTTCAGGAGGAGGGTATTATGAAGAAATAATTTTAGAAAGAGAACATCCCTCTTCTTCACCAATAACTGGCCGTTTAAGCTTAGGAAAGTATGATTATCTAATAAGTTCTCCAACTACTGGAAATACAGTCGCAAAAGTTGTTAGGGGAATAGCAGATACGCTAATAACTAATGCAATAGCTCAGGCAGGGAAGGGATTTGTTAGATCTTTAATTGTTCCTGTTGATTATGAGGCGGGAGTTGTTATTACCAAACTTCCCTATTCTATTGATAGGAAAAAGTGTAATTGTTGTTTAAAATGCGTTGAAGCATGTCCGAATGGTGCGATCATTGTAAGGAAAAGATTTCCAGAAATAGTTTTGTCTAAATGTTTAGGTTGTGGAAGATGTAAAAGAGTATGTCCGAATGGTGCAATAATTGAGGGAAAAGAGATTAAAATGAGAGTTAGAAAAGTAGATGCAGAAAATACAAAAAGGTTGATGGAATTAGAAGATGTTGTTGTGTTAAAGCATCCAAAAGAGATATTGGAGTATTTGTTATAG
- a CDS encoding 4-phosphopantoate--beta-alanine ligase, with translation MQVPKTHPRYESLMKREKIIEALDKGILAKAGLIAHGRGEMFDYLIGERTIPPALKAIEAAAATLILSKNPVISVNGNTVALAIEDTVELAKELNGKIEVNLFYRTKERELAIKNVFEEKFGNDIKEGKITILGIDDATEQIPNLDSLRGKVSKEGIFSADVVLVPLEDGDRAEALVNMGKKVIAIDLNPLSRTSKKSTITIVDELTRALPLLIKYVREFKRKNREDLLKIVEDFNNKKNLKETVEYIAERLKKLEFE, from the coding sequence ATGCAAGTTCCAAAAACACATCCAAGATATGAATCGTTGATGAAGAGAGAGAAAATTATTGAGGCATTAGATAAGGGAATTTTAGCAAAAGCAGGATTAATTGCTCACGGGAGAGGAGAAATGTTTGACTATTTAATTGGTGAGAGAACAATACCTCCCGCACTGAAAGCGATAGAGGCGGCTGCTGCAACGCTTATATTATCTAAAAATCCAGTGATAAGTGTTAATGGAAATACTGTTGCATTAGCAATTGAAGATACTGTTGAACTTGCGAAGGAATTAAATGGAAAAATAGAGGTTAATTTATTTTATAGGACTAAGGAGAGAGAATTAGCAATAAAAAACGTTTTTGAAGAGAAGTTTGGGAACGATATAAAGGAGGGAAAGATAACAATTTTGGGAATAGATGATGCTACCGAGCAGATTCCTAATTTAGATAGTTTGAGAGGAAAGGTCTCAAAAGAAGGTATTTTTTCTGCAGATGTGGTTTTAGTTCCATTAGAAGATGGAGACAGAGCTGAAGCATTAGTAAACATGGGAAAAAAGGTTATTGCAATAGATCTAAACCCATTATCGAGGACTTCAAAAAAATCTACTATAACAATAGTTGATGAGTTAACAAGGGCTTTGCCTCTGTTGATCAAATATGTTAGGGAATTTAAGAGAAAAAATAGAGAAGATCTCTTAAAAATCGTTGAGGACTTTAACAACAAAAAAAATTTAAAAGAAACAGTTGAATATATTGCTGAAAGATTAAAAAAGCTGGAATTTGAATGA
- the sucC gene encoding ADP-forming succinate--CoA ligase subunit beta → MKLHEYEAKNIFKKYGIPVPESFLISKEDDLNSINIDKEVVLKAQVLVGGRGKAGGILFASNKGEFIKKAEELFNKEVKGEKVEKILVEEKLPIEKEYYVSIIIDRDAKKPVIIFSTEGGVDIEEVAEKNPEKIIKYYIDIKKPFLPYITRWIVKDAKLPSNEIGKVADVIYKLYKIFKELDATMVEINPLVITKNGDVYAADAVLHLDDDASFKHNYEGFEEYKNKEKLPFAYVELEGDVAVIGNGAGLTLASMDIINNLGRKPACFLDIGGGAEAETVKLALKKVLENKNVKGIFINILGGITRCDEVAKGIVDVLKEHPNIKFAVRMMGTNEEIGRKILEEHGIPYETSMEEAGRKLIENL, encoded by the coding sequence ATGAAACTACACGAATATGAGGCAAAAAACATATTTAAAAAGTATGGTATCCCGGTGCCTGAAAGCTTTTTAATATCTAAGGAAGATGATTTAAACAGTATAAATATTGATAAAGAAGTTGTTTTAAAAGCTCAGGTTTTAGTTGGAGGAAGAGGAAAAGCAGGAGGGATTTTATTTGCATCAAACAAGGGAGAGTTTATAAAGAAGGCGGAAGAACTATTCAATAAAGAAGTTAAAGGAGAAAAAGTTGAAAAAATCTTAGTTGAAGAAAAATTGCCAATAGAAAAAGAATATTATGTTTCAATCATTATAGACAGAGATGCTAAAAAGCCAGTAATTATTTTCTCAACTGAAGGGGGAGTAGATATTGAAGAAGTCGCTGAAAAGAATCCAGAGAAGATTATAAAATACTACATAGATATTAAAAAGCCATTTCTTCCATATATAACAAGATGGATAGTTAAAGATGCAAAACTGCCAAGTAATGAGATTGGAAAAGTCGCTGATGTTATTTATAAATTATACAAAATCTTTAAAGAGTTGGATGCCACAATGGTTGAAATCAACCCATTAGTTATAACGAAAAATGGAGATGTCTATGCCGCTGATGCCGTTCTTCACTTAGATGATGATGCATCATTTAAACATAATTATGAGGGTTTTGAAGAATATAAAAATAAAGAAAAATTGCCATTTGCCTACGTTGAGTTGGAGGGAGATGTGGCAGTTATAGGTAATGGGGCTGGCTTAACATTGGCAAGTATGGATATTATAAATAACCTCGGCAGAAAACCAGCTTGCTTCTTAGATATTGGAGGAGGAGCTGAGGCAGAAACAGTAAAATTAGCTTTGAAAAAAGTTTTAGAAAATAAAAATGTTAAGGGAATATTTATCAATATTTTAGGAGGAATAACAAGGTGTGATGAAGTTGCCAAAGGAATTGTTGATGTCTTAAAGGAGCATCCAAATATAAAGTTTGCTGTTAGAATGATGGGAACTAACGAAGAGATCGGAAGGAAAATTTTGGAGGAGCATGGCATCCCTTACGAAACATCAATGGAAGAAGCAGGAAGAAAATTGATTGAAAACCTATAA
- a CDS encoding SDR family oxidoreductase, producing MILVTGGAGFIGSHIVDKLIENNYDVIILDNLTTGNKNNINPKAEFVNADIRNKDLDEKINFKDVEVVIHQAAQINVRNSVENPVYDADVNILGTINILEMMRKYDINKIIFASSGGAVYGEPNYLPVDENHPINPLSPYGLSKYVGEEYIQLYNRLYGTEYAILRYSNVYGERQDPRGEAGVISIFIDKMLKNQRPIIFGDGNQTRDFVYVGDVAKANLMALNWKNEVVNIGTGKETSVNELYKVIANELNYNNKPIYDKPREGEVYRIFLDVKKAQNLGWVPDVDLKEGIKKVINWMRNALK from the coding sequence ATGATTTTAGTTACTGGAGGGGCTGGTTTTATTGGTAGTCATATAGTAGATAAACTAATTGAAAACAACTACGATGTAATTATCTTAGATAATTTAACAACAGGAAATAAAAATAATATAAATCCAAAAGCAGAGTTTGTAAATGCAGATATTAGAAATAAGGATTTGGATGAAAAAATTAATTTTAAAGATGTTGAAGTTGTTATACATCAAGCAGCTCAAATAAACGTTAGAAATTCCGTTGAAAATCCAGTATATGATGCTGACGTCAATATTTTAGGAACTATAAATATCTTAGAAATGATGAGAAAGTATGACATAAATAAGATAATATTTGCCTCGTCTGGTGGAGCAGTTTATGGAGAACCAAATTATTTACCAGTTGATGAAAATCATCCAATAAATCCACTATCTCCTTATGGGCTAAGTAAATATGTGGGAGAAGAGTATATTCAACTCTACAATCGTTTATATGGAACTGAGTATGCAATTTTAAGATACTCAAATGTTTACGGAGAGAGACAAGATCCAAGAGGAGAGGCAGGAGTTATAAGCATATTTATTGATAAAATGTTAAAAAACCAAAGGCCAATTATTTTTGGAGACGGGAATCAAACAAGGGACTTCGTCTATGTTGGAGATGTAGCAAAAGCTAATTTAATGGCTTTAAATTGGAAAAATGAAGTTGTTAATATTGGAACTGGCAAAGAAACATCAGTTAATGAACTATACAAAGTGATTGCAAATGAATTAAACTACAACAATAAACCAATATATGATAAACCCAGAGAAGGAGAGGTATATCGAATATTCTTGGATGTGAAAAAAGCACAAAATCTCGGTTGGGTTCCAGATGTGGACTTAAAAGAAGGTATAAAAAAAGTGATCAATTGGATGAGAAATGCTCTAAAATGA
- the albA gene encoding DNA-binding protein Alba: MDNVVLVGRKPVMNYVVAVLTQLTNNDEVIIKARGRAINKAVDVAEMIRNRFIKDIKIKKIEIGTDKVKNPDGRDVNVSTIEIVLAK, from the coding sequence ATGGACAATGTTGTATTAGTTGGAAGAAAACCAGTAATGAACTATGTTGTAGCAGTTCTAACTCAGCTAACCAATAACGACGAAGTGATAATAAAAGCAAGAGGTAGAGCGATAAATAAAGCAGTTGATGTTGCAGAGATGATAAGAAACAGATTTATAAAAGATATAAAGATTAAAAAAATAGAAATAGGGACTGACAAAGTAAAAAATCCTGATGGAAGAGACGTAAATGTCTCAACAATAGAGATCGTTCTTGCCAAATAA
- a CDS encoding RNA-binding domain-containing protein, producing the protein MLNSVKISAIAHATEDEEKVLEAIEYFIPEEIDEEKIDLEVIETQGYFGNPIKIITASVEGKEAKKVFKHIFDLIKADEKNVNKLKKDLKLRIEDNKFYVRFDKQKAYLGSCKVMDGDDVVRVVFNFKIFSPKNKEEKVREIIEKELESEK; encoded by the coding sequence ATGCTAAACTCAGTTAAAATTAGTGCGATAGCACACGCTACCGAAGATGAAGAAAAAGTATTAGAGGCAATAGAATATTTTATTCCAGAAGAGATAGATGAAGAAAAAATAGATTTAGAAGTCATAGAAACGCAAGGATATTTTGGAAACCCAATAAAAATAATAACTGCAAGTGTCGAAGGTAAAGAAGCTAAGAAAGTTTTTAAACATATTTTTGATTTAATAAAAGCCGATGAAAAAAATGTCAACAAGTTGAAAAAAGATTTAAAGTTAAGAATAGAAGATAATAAATTCTACGTTAGATTTGATAAACAGAAAGCATACTTGGGCAGTTGCAAAGTGATGGACGGAGATGACGTGGTAAGGGTTGTATTTAACTTTAAAATATTCTCACCAAAAAATAAAGAGGAAAAAGTTAGAGAAATTATAGAAAAAGAGTTAGAAAGCGAAAAGTGA
- the hypA gene encoding hydrogenase maturation nickel metallochaperone HypA, whose translation MHELSYATAMLEAILNSVKKEEEKGKKIKKVSEINLEIGELTFINVEQLKFAFEVIAEGTVCEGAKINVKLIKPMCKCLDCGYEGEAETLDEFDVHCPKCKGLRLKLSGGKEFNIKNATVEYEGE comes from the coding sequence ATGCACGAATTATCATACGCCACTGCAATGCTTGAAGCAATATTAAACAGTGTTAAAAAAGAGGAAGAGAAAGGCAAAAAAATAAAAAAAGTTAGTGAAATTAACTTAGAAATTGGAGAATTAACATTTATCAACGTCGAACAGTTAAAATTCGCATTCGAAGTTATTGCTGAAGGAACTGTTTGCGAAGGAGCTAAAATCAACGTTAAATTAATTAAACCAATGTGCAAGTGCTTGGACTGTGGATATGAGGGAGAAGCAGAAACGTTAGATGAGTTTGATGTTCACTGTCCAAAGTGCAAAGGTCTGAGATTAAAACTCTCTGGAGGGAAAGAGTTTAACATAAAAAATGCTACTGTTGAATATGAAGGTGAATAA
- a CDS encoding ATP-binding protein, producing MKFFDRDKEIKEILSILELEPNRINFIYGPINCGKTTLIKHIVENELNKDEYVVFYINLREHFISRYDDFIKVLFDIKEESKLKTFLSAFLKDIPNNLYGIPIPKNILNEYLKGEDTKDIFAYISNFLEEINKKKKKPVLIIDELQKIGDLKINGYLIYELFNFFVDLTKEKHLCHVLCLSSDSLFIEKIYNEAMLEGRCRYILVDDFDKETALKFMDFLAEDILGRKLSNEDKELIYSYVGGKIVDIILVIEELRIKELKTILEELLTEKTNKIMYLLYDIKEEDENFYNKIMNALKLFKNSYEVAYGQISKRIVEFLVKKNILFLNPQKGTLKPQSYLIWNAIKRLLK from the coding sequence ATGAAATTTTTTGATAGGGATAAAGAAATTAAAGAAATATTAAGCATATTAGAATTAGAACCAAATAGAATCAATTTTATTTATGGACCTATAAACTGTGGAAAAACCACACTAATAAAACATATAGTTGAAAACGAACTAAACAAAGATGAATACGTGGTTTTTTATATTAATCTCAGAGAGCATTTTATATCAAGATATGATGATTTTATAAAGGTCTTATTCGATATTAAAGAAGAAAGCAAACTAAAAACCTTCCTAAGTGCATTTTTAAAAGATATTCCAAATAATTTATATGGCATTCCAATCCCAAAGAACATTTTAAATGAATATCTTAAAGGAGAAGATACAAAAGATATATTTGCATATATCTCTAATTTTCTTGAAGAAATTAATAAAAAAAAGAAAAAGCCAGTTTTAATAATAGATGAACTCCAAAAAATTGGAGATTTAAAAATTAACGGCTATCTTATATATGAACTTTTTAATTTTTTCGTAGATTTAACCAAAGAGAAACATTTATGCCATGTATTATGTTTAAGTTCAGATAGCTTGTTTATAGAAAAGATTTATAATGAGGCAATGCTTGAAGGAAGATGCAGATATATATTAGTTGATGATTTTGATAAAGAGACAGCTTTAAAGTTTATGGATTTTTTAGCTGAAGATATTCTAGGAAGGAAACTTTCTAATGAAGATAAAGAACTTATCTATAGCTATGTGGGAGGGAAAATAGTTGATATTATTTTAGTAATTGAAGAATTAAGAATAAAAGAATTAAAAACAATCTTAGAGGAGCTATTAACAGAAAAAACCAACAAAATTATGTATTTACTTTATGATATTAAAGAGGAAGATGAAAACTTTTATAATAAAATCATGAATGCATTAAAATTATTTAAAAATAGTTATGAGGTAGCATATGGCCAAATTTCAAAAAGAATCGTAGAATTTTTAGTTAAAAAGAATATATTATTTTTAAATCCACAAAAAGGAACTTTAAAACCACAAAGTTATCTAATATGGAATGCAATAAAAAGATTATTGAAATAA